The following coding sequences are from one Zalophus californianus isolate mZalCal1 chromosome 15, mZalCal1.pri.v2, whole genome shotgun sequence window:
- the LOC118356342 gene encoding divergent paired-related homeobox-like yields MAGTGDLPKGKDQKHSQRKRTMFTEKQLADLEFLFSKNPYPAPSLQKEMASKLEIHPTVLQVWFKNHRAKVKKAKKQQLAGAEVKASSSKRHTDAAPGAPDGAYPASLVYTDHPIPSFQLSICSNFKALSDHPSGHKIVHFGCCRDPNIYSLCPITESQILSTSFTANSLGSSSPQRT; encoded by the coding sequence ATGGCAGGCACAGGGGACCTTCCTAAAGGAAAGGATCAGAAACATTCACAAAGGAAACGAACCATGTTCACTGAGAAACAACTGGCAGATTTAGAATTCTTGTTCAGCAAGAACCCATACCCCGCTCCCAGCCTTCAGAAAGAAATGGCCTCGAAATTGGAGATACATCCCACCGTACTGCAGGTTTGGTTCAAGAACCACAGAGCAAAAGTCAAGAAAGCCAAAAAACAGCAATTAGCTGGGGCGGAAGTCAAGGCCAGCTCTTCCAAGAGACACACGGATGCCGCTCCAGGAGCCCCCGATGGTGCCTACCCTGCTTCCCTAGTTTATACAGATCACCCCATACCTTCCTTCCAACTCAGCATATGCTCCAATTTTAAGGCTCTCTCAGACCATCCTTCTGGCCACAAAATAGTCCATTTCGGCTGCTGCCGAGATCCTAACATCTACTCCCTATGTCCCATTACGGAATCCCAAATTCTTTCCACAAGCTTCACTGCTAATTCTTTGGGTTCTTCATCTCCACAAAGAACTTAG